The following proteins are encoded in a genomic region of Sesamum indicum cultivar Zhongzhi No. 13 linkage group LG8, S_indicum_v1.0, whole genome shotgun sequence:
- the LOC105167693 gene encoding peroxidase 31: MAPPLLLMLTLSALFLSPTVRSQSPLTTAYYRKTCPQFEQIVQDTTINKQIASPTTAGAALRLFFHDCFVGGCDASVLVTSTRFNKAERDADINLSLPGDGFDVVVRAKTALELTCPGVVSCADILAVATRNLVVMMGGPYYTVKLGRKDSLSSRAADVEGNLPRPTMSMDQIIQIFKSKGFSEEEMVALSGAHTIGFSHCTEFSSILYNYSKTSESDPAYYSEFAKSLRSACADYQKNPTLSVFNDVMTPNKFDNMYYSNVQKGLGLLSSDHGLSLDPRTRGFVELYAKDQKAFFGAFARAMEKLSEYGIKRGKAGEIRRRCDAFNN, translated from the coding sequence ATGGCGCCGCCCTTGCTTCTAATGCTCACACTCTCCGCCCTTTTCCTCAGCCCCACCGTCCGCTCTCAGTCGCCACTCACCACCGCCTACTACCGCAAAACATGCCCGCAGTTTGAGCAGATCGTGCAGGACACCACCATTAACAAGCAGATCGCCTCCCCCACCACCGCCGGCGCCGCCCTCCGCTTGTTTTTCCACGACTGCTTCGTCGGAGGCTGCGACGCCTCCGTCCTAGTCACCTCCACCCGCTTCAACAAAGCCGAGCGCGACGCCGACATTAACCTCTCCCTCCCAGGAGACGGCTTCGACGTGGTTGTGCGAGCCAAGACCGCACTCGAGCTCACCTGCCCCGGCGTCGTCTCCTGCGCCGACATCCTCGCTGTGGCCACCCGCAACCTCGTCGTGATGATGGGCGGCCCGTATTACACCGTTAAGCTTGGCCGGAAAGACTCGTTATCCTCCCGGGCGGCGGACGTCGAAGGTAACCTCCCCCGGCCGACAATGTCGATGGATCAAATCATCCAAATCTTCAAATCTAAAGGATTTTCCGAGGAAGAAATGGTGGCTTTATCGGGCGCCCATACCATCGGCTTCTCACACTGCACAGAGTTCAGCTCCATCTTATACAACTACAGCAAGACATCCGAATCCGACCCAGCCTACTACTCTGAATTCGCCAAGTCGCTGAGAAGCGCTTGCGCAGATTACCAGAAAAACCCAACATTATCGGTGTTCAACGACGTAATGACTCCGAACAAATTCGACAACATGTATTACAGCAACGTGCAAAAGGGGTTGGGGCTGTTGTCGTCGGACCACGGGTTGAGCTTGGATCCGAGAACCAGGGGTTTCGTGGAGCTTTATGCCAAGGATCAAAAGGCATTTTTCGGGGCATTTGCGAGGGCGATGGAGAAGCTGAGTGAGTATGGAATTAAGAGAGGGAAAGCGGGAGAGATCAGACGCAGATGCGATGCCTTCAACAATTGA
- the LOC105167692 gene encoding U-box domain-containing protein 40: MYSQMGSGKQRWKISFRKSSSSLSPLENQIQIQTQTHQPFSIPVEFLCPVSGLIMADPVIVSSGHTFERNCVRACVSLSFIPTLSDADGAPPDFSTIIPNLALKSTILNWCHQQLLDPPQPIDFSSAQKIVRKLVSQFPATELSRNPSRVSVASFYESVTPRNLATSPPLFSTRPLCYSSSSSCDIENPSSNFLEEEEFIARLKSSHIYEQEEALVSLRQLTRTRQQIRARLCTPRLLSALKSLITSRYSTLQVNSVAVLVNLSLEKQNKVKIVRSGIVPPLVDVLRSGIAESQEHAAGALFSLSLDDQNKTAIGVLGALPPLLQALRSDSERTRHDSALALYHLSLVQSNRVKMIKLGSIQILLSMVKWSHMPGRALLVLCNLAASVEGRAAMLDGGAVECLVGFLSQGNFDSEVTRESCLAAIYGLSYGGLRFKGLAKEAGAEEVLMRAEETGSHRAKEKVKRILEVVRHKDEEEEEIDWEELLKSEDDCSGAGGRIGV, from the coding sequence ATGTATTCTCAAATGGGGAGTGGAAAGCAAAGGTGGAAGATCTCCTTCCGAAAATCTTCATCCTCATTATCACCACTCGaaaatcaaatccaaattcaaactcaaactCACCAACCCTTTTCAATTCCAGTAGAATTTCTATGCCCAGTCTCCGGTTTGATCATGGCCGACCCTGTTATAGTCTCCTCCGGCCACACCTTTGAACGCAATTGCGTTCGCGCCTGCGTTTCCCTCTCTTTCATACCCACTCTCTCAGACGCTGACGGTGCCCCCCCGGATTTCTCCACCATCATCCCCAACCTCGCCCTCAAGTCCACCATTCTCAACTGGTGCCACCAACAACTCCTCGACCCGCCTCAACCCATTGATTTTTCCTCTGCTCAAAAAATCGTACGTAAATTAGTATCCCAGTTTCCCGCGACTGAGTTGAGCCGGAATCCCAGCCGGGTCTCAGTGGCCAGCTTCTACGAGTCCGTGACGCCGCGGAATCTCGCCACCTCTCCTCCGCTGTTTTCCACTCGACCTTTGtgttattcttcttcttcgtcttgtgatattgaaaatccAAGTTCCAACTTCttggaagaggaagaattCATTGCCAGACTGAAGAGTTCTCATATATATGAGCAAGAGGAGGCTTTGGTTTCTCTCCGGCAACTCACGCGAACCCGGCAACAGATACGTGCTCGTCTCTGCACTCCACGGTTGCTCTCAGCCCTCAAATCATTAATCACCTCCAGATATTCGACCCTCCAAGTGAACTCCGTCGCGGTGTTGGTGAACCTGTCGCTAGAGAAACAGAACAAGGTGAAGATCGTGCGATCAGGGATTGTACCACCCCTGGTGGACGTTCTACGGAGTGGAATCGCTGAGTCGCAGGAGCATGCAGCCGGTGCTCTCTTCAGTTTATCCCTCGACGATCAGAACAAGACTGCTATCGGGGTTTTAGGCGCGTTGCCGCCACTTCTGCAGGCTCTCAGGTCAGACTCGGAGCGGACTCGGCATGACTCCGCTCTGGCTTTGTACCACCTTTCTCTGGTACAGAGCAACCGGGTTAAGATGATCAAACTCGGGTCTATCCAGATTTTGTTAAGCATGGTGAAATGGAGTCACATGCCGGGTCGGGCATTGTTGGTTCTGTGTAATTTGGCCGCCAGCGTCGAGGGAAGGGCGGCAATGCTGGACGGTGGCGCGGTGGAGTGTCTTGTCGGTTTCCTGAGTCAGGGCAATTTTGACTCAGAGGTTACTCGAGAAAGCTGCTTAGCGGCGATTTATGGGTTGAGTTATGGTGGGTTGAGGTTCAAGGGGCTGGCGAAGGAAGCAGGGGCGGAGGAGGTGTTAATGCGGGCGGAGGAAACGGGGAGCCATCGAGCGAAAGAGAAGGTGAAGAGGATACTGGAAGTTGTGAGGCATAAGgatgaggaagaagaggagaTAGATTGGGAGGAATTGCTGAAGTCAGAGGATGATTGCAGTGGAGCTGGTGGGAGAATTGGAGTGTAA
- the LOC105167690 gene encoding uncharacterized protein LOC105167690: MGLFTYTVAGGGLILIGAWESLISSSEYLKNNPSSFSPLQLPAESQSINRTPKAPSFSSTVTFLLISVLSFLSILNSFVSMSDAVNSKDNTGFALQLEVITIAFLFLLYAVLGILANIKESFRFPLTMLNVIYAFAFGEEFLLFYTQNKDPSGIENRYYNLILIPIAICLFSTLLELKSSKSTYPRLGRGIGLVFQGLWILQMGFSFYSNLIVDGCALHERSRGNYTIKCKGHPEYHRGRAIATLQFNCHLALLVTLVVGLYSVFCKKNGINRDFMRYKPLGGEYGGEMHLNNQSQFTLDSDDDDGDNGIKEAKSVEMQRAIVVVPESTVNGYGSHP; encoded by the coding sequence ATGGGATTGTTCACCTACACAGTAGCCGGCGGCGGTTTGATTCTGATCGGAGCGTGGGAATCACTCATCTCCTCCTCCGAATATCTGAAAAATAACCCTTCATCGTTTTCACCATTGCAATTGCCGGCCGAATCACAAAGTATTAACAGAACCCCCAAGGCACCGTCATTTTCGTCGACGGTAACGTTTCTGTTGATCTCCGTTCTCTCCTTCCTTTCCATTCTGAATTCTTTCGTCTCTATGTCGGACGCCGTTAACTCCAAAGATAATACGGGTTTCGCCTTACAGTTGGAGGTAATCACAATTGCGTTTCTATTTCTCCTCTATGCTGTTTTAGGCATTTTGGCAAACATCAAAGAATCTTTTCGGTTTCCTCTAACGATGCTCAATGTGATCTATGCGTTTGCTTTCGGAGAGGAATTCTTGTTGTTTTACACGCAAAATAAGGATCCGAGTGGTATTGAGAATCGTTactataatcttattttaatccCCATTGCAATATGTCTATTTTCCACTCTTCTCGAATTAAAGAGCTCAAAATCAACTTATCCAAGGTTGGGCCGTGGAATTGGGTTAGTTTTCCAGGGACTGTGGATTCTGCAAATGGGTTTTTCATTTTACTCGAATTTGATTGTGGATGGGTGTGCTTTGCATGAAAGGAGCAGGGGCAATTATACCATTAAGTGCAAAGGGCATCCTGAGTATCATCGCGGGCGTGCCATTGCGACACTACAGTTTAACTGTCATTTGGCTCTTCTTGTTACTTTGGTTGTTGGGTTGTACTCGGTCTTCTGTAAGAAGAATGGGATCAACCGGGACTTTATGCGGTATAAGCCCCTAGGAGGCGAATATGGAGGGGAAATGCATTTGAATAACCAATCGCAGTTCACTTTGGACagcgatgatgatgatggtgataaTGGGATTAAAGAGGCGAAGAGTGTGGAAATGCAGAGGGCTATTGTGGTGGTTCCTGAGTCCACAGTTAATGGTTATGGTTCTCATCCATGA
- the LOC105167689 gene encoding metalloendoproteinase 3-MMP, which yields MMALKPLHFFSLVFLVFLALSSVANAKRQMPSDQKPSSFDFIKHLEGCHKGNKTKGIHHLKHYLHQFGYLDYPNQIHANDDDFDDLLESALKTYQHNYHIKPTGTLDTETITKLVTPRCGNPDIVNGTNTMLPRSKKTQNSSSSPSSIHTVSHYSFFRGNPRWPPSKTHLTYGFSANTPTNAIDPVVRAFEKWDSATHFTFSRAQNNQRPDLVIGFHRRDHGDGAPFDGPGGTIAHAFAPTDGRFHYDSEETWSIAPNANAFHLETVALHEIGHLLGLGHSSVEGAIMYARIQRGATKNLHADDIQGIRVLYNV from the coding sequence ATGATGGCACTCAAACCCCTTCACTTCTTCTCCTTGGTCTTCCTTGTTTTCCTAGCCCTTTCTTCCGTCGCCAATGCCAAGCGACAGATGCCGAGTGATCAAAAACCCTCGTCGTTTGACTTCATCAAACACTTGGAAGGGTGTCACAAGGGCAACAAAACTAAAGGGATCCACCACCTCAAACACTATCTCCACCAATTCGGTTATCTTGATTATCCTAACCAAATTCACGCCAATGACGATGATTTCGACGATCTCCTTGAATCCGCCCTCAAAACCTACCAACACAACTATCACATCAAGCCTACGGGGACGTTAGACACTGAAACCATCACAAAATTGGTCACCCCTCGATGCGGGAACCCCGACATCGTTAATGGTACCAACACCATGCTCCCCAGGTcgaagaaaacacaaaattcaAGCTCGAGCCCGAGCTCCATCCACACAGTATCTCATTATAGTTTCTTTCGTGGAAACCCGAGATGGCCCCCTTCTAAAACACATCTGACTTATGGGTTCTCAGCCAACACCCCTACCAACGCCATAGACCCCGTCGTCCGTGCGTTTGAGAAATGGGATTCTGCCACGCATTTCACCTTTTCACGTGCCCAAAACAACCAAAGGCCTGATTTGGTGATAGGGTTTCACCGCCGCGACCATGGAGACGGAGCCCCATTCGACGGCCCAGGAGGTACCATAGCCCATGCATTTGCTCCAACCGATGGCAGGTTTCATTACGACTCAGAGGAGACATGGTCCATCGCGCCCAACGCAAATGCATTCCACTTGGAGACGGTTGCGCTGCATGAAATTGGGCATCTTCTCGGGCTTGGGCATAGCTCAGTTGAGGGTGCAATCATGTACGCTAGAATTCAACGTGGGGCAACCAAGAATTTGCATGCAGATGATATTCAGGGAATTAGGGTTTTATATAATGTCTGA
- the LOC105167691 gene encoding ferredoxin-thioredoxin reductase catalytic chain, chloroplastic-like yields the protein MRALQASTSYSVAFAISSVAPLPSLPRPRQRHVISANHEPTEKSVEIMRKFSEQYARRSGTYFCVDKGVTSVVIKGLAEHKDTLGAPLCPCRHYDDKAAEAQQGFWNCPCVPMRERKECHCMLFLTPDNDFAGQEQNISLEEIKETTANL from the exons ATGAGAGCTCTCCAAGCTTCCACCTCTTACAGCGTCGCCTTCGCCATTTCATCCGTCGCTCCGCTTCCGTCGCTGCCGCGTCCGCGCCAACGCCACGTTATTTCAGCTAATC atGAACCGACAGAGAAATCGGTGGAAATAATGAGGAAGTTTTCGGAGCAGTATGCACGCAGGTCCGGCACGTATTTCTGTGTCGATAAAGGCGTCACGTCTGTTGTTATCAAG GGATTGGCAGAACACAAGGATACATTGGGTGCTCCCCTCTGCCCTTGTAG GCACTATGACGATAAAGCTGCTGAAGCACAGCAGGGCTTTTGGAACTGTCCCTGTGTTCCCATGAGAGAAAG GAAGGAATGCCACTGCATGCTTTTTCTAACCCCTGATAATGATTTTGCTGGCCAGGAGCAG AACATTTCATTGGAAGAGATCAAAGAAACAACGGCAAATTTATGA